A region from the Dromaius novaehollandiae isolate bDroNov1 chromosome 28, bDroNov1.hap1, whole genome shotgun sequence genome encodes:
- the HNRNPA1 gene encoding heterogeneous nuclear ribonucleoprotein A1 isoform X1, which yields MSKNESPKEPEQLRKLFIGGLSFETTDESLRSHFEQWGTLTDCVVMRDPNTKRSRGFGFVTYSSVEEVDAAMNARPHKVDGRVVEPKRAVSREDSQRPGAHLTVKKIFVGGIKEDTEEHHLRDYFGQYGKIEVIEIMTDRGSGKKRGFAFVTFDDHDSVDKIVIQKYHTVNGHNCEVRKALSKQEMASASASQRGCPPPPPLLGRSGSGNFGGGRGGGFGGNDNFSRGGNFGGRGGFGGSRGGGYGGGADGYNGFGSDGYGGSGPGYSGGNRGYGGSSTYDGYNNGGGGFGGGSGGRRPARGPALAVRNGLSEAGTGSNFGGGGNYNDFGSYNNQSSNFGPMKGGNFGGRSSGPYGGGGYGSSSGGGSYGGGRRF from the exons ATGTCCAAGAACGAG tCTCCCAAGGAGCCCGAGCAGCTGCGCAAGCTCTTCATCGGCGGCCTCAGCTTCGAAACGACAGACGAAAGCCTGCGCAGCCACTTCGAGCAATGGGGCACCCTCACCGACTGCGTG GTGATGCGGGACCCCAACACCAAGCGCTCGCGAGGCTTCGGCTTCGTCACGTACTCCTCCGTCGAGGAGGTCGACGCCGCCATGAACGCCAGGCCGCACAAAGTCGACGGCCGAGTCGTTGAACCAAAGAGGGCCGTGTCCCGAGAG GACTCGCAGCGGCCCGGCGCCCACCTCACGGTCAAGAAGATCTTCGTGGGCGGCATCAAGGAAGACACGGAAGAGCATCACTTGCGAGACTATTTCGGCCAGTACGGCAAAATCGAAGTCATCGAGATCATGACAGACCGCGGCAGCGGCAAGAAGAGGGGCTTCGCGTTCGTCACCTTCGACGACCACGACTCCGTCGACAAGATAGTCA TTCAGAAATACCACACTGTGAACGGGCACAACTGCGAGGTGCGGAAAGCCCTCTCCAAGCAAGAAATGGCCAGCGCTTCGGCCAGCCAGCGAG GCTGTCCCCCTCCGCCCCCTCTCCTAGGCCGCAGCGGCTCCGGGAATttcggcggcggccgcggcggcggcttcGGCGGGAACGACAACTTCAGCCGCGGCGGCAACTTCGGCGGCCGGG GTGGGTTTGGTGGCAGCCGCGGTGGCGGTTATGGAGGCGGTGCAGACGGCTATAATGGATTTGGCAGCGACG gttacggcggcagcggccccggctACTCGGGCGGCAACCGGGGCTACGGCGGCAGCAGCACCTACGACGGCTACAacaacggcggcggcggcttcggcggcggcagcggcggcaggcgcccggcgcggggcccggcgctggCCGTGCGGAACGGCCTTTCCGAAGCGGGCACGG gcagcaaCTTCGGAGGAGGCGGCAACTACAACGACTTCGGCAGTTACAACAACCAGTCGTCGAATTTCGGCCCCATGAAGGGCGGCAACTTCGGCGGCAGGAGCTCGGGGCCCTACGGAGGCG GCGGCTACGGCAGCtcgagcggcggcggcagctacggCGGCGGCAGGAGGTTTTAA
- the HNRNPA1 gene encoding heterogeneous nuclear ribonucleoprotein A1 isoform X4, whose product MSKNESPKEPEQLRKLFIGGLSFETTDESLRSHFEQWGTLTDCVVMRDPNTKRSRGFGFVTYSSVEEVDAAMNARPHKVDGRVVEPKRAVSREDSQRPGAHLTVKKIFVGGIKEDTEEHHLRDYFGQYGKIEVIEIMTDRGSGKKRGFAFVTFDDHDSVDKIVIQKYHTVNGHNCEVRKALSKQEMASASASQRGRSGSGNFGGGRGGGFGGNDNFSRGGNFGGRGYGGSGPGYSGGNRGYGGSSTYDGYNNGGGGFGGGSGGRRPARGPALAVRNGLSEAGTGSNFGGGGNYNDFGSYNNQSSNFGPMKGGNFGGRSSGPYGGGGYGSSSGGGSYGGGRRF is encoded by the exons ATGTCCAAGAACGAG tCTCCCAAGGAGCCCGAGCAGCTGCGCAAGCTCTTCATCGGCGGCCTCAGCTTCGAAACGACAGACGAAAGCCTGCGCAGCCACTTCGAGCAATGGGGCACCCTCACCGACTGCGTG GTGATGCGGGACCCCAACACCAAGCGCTCGCGAGGCTTCGGCTTCGTCACGTACTCCTCCGTCGAGGAGGTCGACGCCGCCATGAACGCCAGGCCGCACAAAGTCGACGGCCGAGTCGTTGAACCAAAGAGGGCCGTGTCCCGAGAG GACTCGCAGCGGCCCGGCGCCCACCTCACGGTCAAGAAGATCTTCGTGGGCGGCATCAAGGAAGACACGGAAGAGCATCACTTGCGAGACTATTTCGGCCAGTACGGCAAAATCGAAGTCATCGAGATCATGACAGACCGCGGCAGCGGCAAGAAGAGGGGCTTCGCGTTCGTCACCTTCGACGACCACGACTCCGTCGACAAGATAGTCA TTCAGAAATACCACACTGTGAACGGGCACAACTGCGAGGTGCGGAAAGCCCTCTCCAAGCAAGAAATGGCCAGCGCTTCGGCCAGCCAGCGAG GCCGCAGCGGCTCCGGGAATttcggcggcggccgcggcggcggcttcGGCGGGAACGACAACTTCAGCCGCGGCGGCAACTTCGGCGGCCGGG gttacggcggcagcggccccggctACTCGGGCGGCAACCGGGGCTACGGCGGCAGCAGCACCTACGACGGCTACAacaacggcggcggcggcttcggcggcggcagcggcggcaggcgcccggcgcggggcccggcgctggCCGTGCGGAACGGCCTTTCCGAAGCGGGCACGG gcagcaaCTTCGGAGGAGGCGGCAACTACAACGACTTCGGCAGTTACAACAACCAGTCGTCGAATTTCGGCCCCATGAAGGGCGGCAACTTCGGCGGCAGGAGCTCGGGGCCCTACGGAGGCG GCGGCTACGGCAGCtcgagcggcggcggcagctacggCGGCGGCAGGAGGTTTTAA
- the NFE2 gene encoding transcription factor NF-E2 45 kDa subunit produces the protein MGDPGGLLGPPETLTLLGEAVGLLPALAPPPALAPPPFLVPPLELAPPPVLAPPPALAPPLGPAPGAAEVELTWQEILSLSELQGLDVAAEPLYEPPFCAPPPPPPPPPPPPPPYAPPPPQPPPHPAPTGALPLPLAAEQLAALPAEAFAALAGRYALSAPQLALARDLRRRGRNKVAARNCRRRKLEAIARLQGELGRLGRERQRLLRDRGLAQRALGVLRRALARLARRVLGGLRDAAGRPLPPERFGLRLAPDGAVCLVHRDAGAEAAE, from the exons aTGGGTGACCCCGGCGGGCTGCTGGGCCCCCCCGAG ACGCTGACGCTGCtgggggaggccgtggggctgctgccggctctggccccgcccccggcgctggccccgcccccgttCCTAGTCCCGCCCCTGgagctggccccgcccccggtgctagccccgcccccggcgctggccccgcccctcggccccgcccccggcgccgccgaggTGGAGCTCACGTGGCAGGAGATCCTCTCCCTCAGCGAGCTGCAG GGCCTGGACGTGGCGGCCGAGCCGCTCTACGAGCCGCCCTtctgcgccccgccgccgccaccgccaccaccgccaccgccaccccccccctacgccccccccccaccccaaccccccccccacccagcacccacgggtgccctgccgctgcccctgGCGGCGGAGCAGCTGGCGGCCCTGCCGGCCGAGGCCTTCGCGGCGCTGGCGGGTCGCTACGCGCTGTCGGCTCCGCAGCTGGCGCTGGCCCGGGACCTGCGCCGGCGCGGCCGCAACAAGGTGGCCGCCCGCAACTGCCGCCGCCGCAAGCTGGAGGCCATCGCCCGGCTGCAGGGCGAGCTGGGCCGCCTGGGCCGCGAGCGGCAGCGGCTGCTGCGCGACCGGGGCCTGGCGCAGCGGGCGCTGGGCGTCCTCCGCCGCGCCCTGGCCCGCCTGGCCCGCCGGGTGCTGGGCGGCCTGCGCgacgccgccgggcgcccgctgcCCCCCGAGCGCTTCGGCCTGCGCCTGGCGCCCGACGGAGCCGTCTGCCTGGTGCACCGCGACGCCGGCGCCGAGGCCGCCGAGTGA
- the HNRNPA1 gene encoding heterogeneous nuclear ribonucleoprotein A1 isoform X2, with translation MSKNESPKEPEQLRKLFIGGLSFETTDESLRSHFEQWGTLTDCVVMRDPNTKRSRGFGFVTYSSVEEVDAAMNARPHKVDGRVVEPKRAVSREDSQRPGAHLTVKKIFVGGIKEDTEEHHLRDYFGQYGKIEVIEIMTDRGSGKKRGFAFVTFDDHDSVDKIVIQKYHTVNGHNCEVRKALSKQEMASASASQRGRSGSGNFGGGRGGGFGGNDNFSRGGNFGGRGGFGGSRGGGYGGGADGYNGFGSDGYGGSGPGYSGGNRGYGGSSTYDGYNNGGGGFGGGSGGRRPARGPALAVRNGLSEAGTGSNFGGGGNYNDFGSYNNQSSNFGPMKGGNFGGRSSGPYGGGGYGSSSGGGSYGGGRRF, from the exons ATGTCCAAGAACGAG tCTCCCAAGGAGCCCGAGCAGCTGCGCAAGCTCTTCATCGGCGGCCTCAGCTTCGAAACGACAGACGAAAGCCTGCGCAGCCACTTCGAGCAATGGGGCACCCTCACCGACTGCGTG GTGATGCGGGACCCCAACACCAAGCGCTCGCGAGGCTTCGGCTTCGTCACGTACTCCTCCGTCGAGGAGGTCGACGCCGCCATGAACGCCAGGCCGCACAAAGTCGACGGCCGAGTCGTTGAACCAAAGAGGGCCGTGTCCCGAGAG GACTCGCAGCGGCCCGGCGCCCACCTCACGGTCAAGAAGATCTTCGTGGGCGGCATCAAGGAAGACACGGAAGAGCATCACTTGCGAGACTATTTCGGCCAGTACGGCAAAATCGAAGTCATCGAGATCATGACAGACCGCGGCAGCGGCAAGAAGAGGGGCTTCGCGTTCGTCACCTTCGACGACCACGACTCCGTCGACAAGATAGTCA TTCAGAAATACCACACTGTGAACGGGCACAACTGCGAGGTGCGGAAAGCCCTCTCCAAGCAAGAAATGGCCAGCGCTTCGGCCAGCCAGCGAG GCCGCAGCGGCTCCGGGAATttcggcggcggccgcggcggcggcttcGGCGGGAACGACAACTTCAGCCGCGGCGGCAACTTCGGCGGCCGGG GTGGGTTTGGTGGCAGCCGCGGTGGCGGTTATGGAGGCGGTGCAGACGGCTATAATGGATTTGGCAGCGACG gttacggcggcagcggccccggctACTCGGGCGGCAACCGGGGCTACGGCGGCAGCAGCACCTACGACGGCTACAacaacggcggcggcggcttcggcggcggcagcggcggcaggcgcccggcgcggggcccggcgctggCCGTGCGGAACGGCCTTTCCGAAGCGGGCACGG gcagcaaCTTCGGAGGAGGCGGCAACTACAACGACTTCGGCAGTTACAACAACCAGTCGTCGAATTTCGGCCCCATGAAGGGCGGCAACTTCGGCGGCAGGAGCTCGGGGCCCTACGGAGGCG GCGGCTACGGCAGCtcgagcggcggcggcagctacggCGGCGGCAGGAGGTTTTAA
- the HNRNPA1 gene encoding heterogeneous nuclear ribonucleoprotein A1 isoform X3 gives MSKNESPKEPEQLRKLFIGGLSFETTDESLRSHFEQWGTLTDCVVMRDPNTKRSRGFGFVTYSSVEEVDAAMNARPHKVDGRVVEPKRAVSREDSQRPGAHLTVKKIFVGGIKEDTEEHHLRDYFGQYGKIEVIEIMTDRGSGKKRGFAFVTFDDHDSVDKIVIQKYHTVNGHNCEVRKALSKQEMASASASQRGCPPPPPLLGRSGSGNFGGGRGGGFGGNDNFSRGGNFGGRGYGGSGPGYSGGNRGYGGSSTYDGYNNGGGGFGGGSGGRRPARGPALAVRNGLSEAGTGSNFGGGGNYNDFGSYNNQSSNFGPMKGGNFGGRSSGPYGGGGYGSSSGGGSYGGGRRF, from the exons ATGTCCAAGAACGAG tCTCCCAAGGAGCCCGAGCAGCTGCGCAAGCTCTTCATCGGCGGCCTCAGCTTCGAAACGACAGACGAAAGCCTGCGCAGCCACTTCGAGCAATGGGGCACCCTCACCGACTGCGTG GTGATGCGGGACCCCAACACCAAGCGCTCGCGAGGCTTCGGCTTCGTCACGTACTCCTCCGTCGAGGAGGTCGACGCCGCCATGAACGCCAGGCCGCACAAAGTCGACGGCCGAGTCGTTGAACCAAAGAGGGCCGTGTCCCGAGAG GACTCGCAGCGGCCCGGCGCCCACCTCACGGTCAAGAAGATCTTCGTGGGCGGCATCAAGGAAGACACGGAAGAGCATCACTTGCGAGACTATTTCGGCCAGTACGGCAAAATCGAAGTCATCGAGATCATGACAGACCGCGGCAGCGGCAAGAAGAGGGGCTTCGCGTTCGTCACCTTCGACGACCACGACTCCGTCGACAAGATAGTCA TTCAGAAATACCACACTGTGAACGGGCACAACTGCGAGGTGCGGAAAGCCCTCTCCAAGCAAGAAATGGCCAGCGCTTCGGCCAGCCAGCGAG GCTGTCCCCCTCCGCCCCCTCTCCTAGGCCGCAGCGGCTCCGGGAATttcggcggcggccgcggcggcggcttcGGCGGGAACGACAACTTCAGCCGCGGCGGCAACTTCGGCGGCCGGG gttacggcggcagcggccccggctACTCGGGCGGCAACCGGGGCTACGGCGGCAGCAGCACCTACGACGGCTACAacaacggcggcggcggcttcggcggcggcagcggcggcaggcgcccggcgcggggcccggcgctggCCGTGCGGAACGGCCTTTCCGAAGCGGGCACGG gcagcaaCTTCGGAGGAGGCGGCAACTACAACGACTTCGGCAGTTACAACAACCAGTCGTCGAATTTCGGCCCCATGAAGGGCGGCAACTTCGGCGGCAGGAGCTCGGGGCCCTACGGAGGCG GCGGCTACGGCAGCtcgagcggcggcggcagctacggCGGCGGCAGGAGGTTTTAA
- the CBX5 gene encoding chromobox protein homolog 5 → MGKKSKRTADSSSSEDEEEYVVEKVLDRRVAKGQVEYLLKWKGFSEEHNTWEPEKNLDCPELISEFMRKYKKAKEGDGAAKARDRAEGAKRKAGLPAAATDDLKAKKKRESNDIARGFERGLEPEKIIGATDSCGDLMFLMKWKDTDEADLVLAKEANVKCPQIVIAFYEERLTWHAYPEDADGKERPAAKS, encoded by the exons ATGGGCAAGAAGAGCAAGCGGACGGCGGACAGCTCGTCCTCGGAGGACGAGGAGGAGTACGTGGTGGAGAAGGTGCTGGACCGGCGCGTGGCCAAGGGCCAGGTGGAGTACCTGCTCAAGTGGAAGGGCTTCTCCGA GGAACATAACACGTGGGAGCCGGAGAAGAACCTGGACTGCCCCGAGCTCATCTCGGAGTTCATGCGGAAGTACAAGAAGGCCAAGGAGGGCGACGGGGCCGCCAAGGCCCGCGACCGGGCCGAGGGCGCCAAGCGGAAAgcggggctgcccgccgccgccaccgacGACCTCAAGGCCAAGAAGAAGCGGGAG AGCAACGACATCGCCCGGGGCTTCGAGCGCGGCCTGGAGCCCGAGAAGATCATCGGGGCCACCGACTCGTGCGGCGACCTCATGTTCCTCATGAAGTG gaaggaCACGGACGAGGCCGACCTGGTGCTGGCCAAGGAGGCCAACGTGAAATGCCCGCAGATCGTCATCGCCTTCTACGAGGAGCGGCTGACCTGGCACGCGTACCCCGAGGACGCCGACGGCAAGGAGCGGCCGGCGGCCAAGAGCTaa